In one Halorhodospira halophila genomic region, the following are encoded:
- a CDS encoding phosphoglycolate phosphatase has protein sequence MDLSLTRAILFDLDGTLVDSAPDLTAAINQVLTERDRSPVTEEQVRGWVGNGARRLVARALTGEDDGTPPDEELDTALERFFECYGEAVYVHSRPFPGVVETVQALARAGMRLAVVTNKPRRFAEPILEGMGVADAIDVVVGGECTEARKPDPEPLRLAMERLGAASRTVLMVGDSSTDVEAAHNAGIPVVCVPYGYRRGVAPEDLGADAIVDDLSGVVTLLRGAA, from the coding sequence ATGGATCTCTCGCTGACTCGCGCGATTCTCTTCGATCTGGACGGGACGCTGGTGGATAGCGCCCCGGATCTGACCGCTGCCATCAACCAGGTTCTCACCGAGCGGGACCGGTCTCCGGTAACCGAGGAGCAGGTCCGTGGCTGGGTGGGCAACGGCGCCCGACGGCTGGTGGCGCGTGCCCTCACCGGCGAGGACGACGGTACCCCGCCCGACGAGGAACTGGACACCGCCCTGGAGCGCTTCTTCGAGTGCTACGGCGAGGCCGTTTATGTCCACAGTCGCCCCTTCCCCGGGGTTGTGGAGACCGTGCAGGCGCTGGCCCGGGCCGGCATGCGTCTGGCCGTGGTCACCAACAAGCCGCGGCGCTTCGCCGAGCCGATCCTCGAGGGCATGGGCGTGGCCGACGCCATCGATGTGGTCGTCGGCGGCGAGTGCACCGAGGCGCGCAAGCCCGATCCCGAGCCGCTGCGCCTGGCCATGGAGCGCCTGGGCGCGGCGTCGCGGACGGTGCTGATGGTCGGCGACTCGAGCACCGATGTCGAAGCGGCGCACAACGCCGGCATCCCGGTAGTCTGCGTGCCCTACGGCTATCGCCGCGGCGTCGCGCCGGAGGATCTGGGGGCCGACGCCATCGTCGATGACCTCAGCGGCGTGGTCACGCTGCTTCGCGGGGCGGCCTGA
- the lpxC gene encoding UDP-3-O-acyl-N-acetylglucosamine deacetylase → MIRQRTLKNSIRATGVGLHTGEKVYLTLRPAPANAGIIFRRTDLDREIKATAAAVGDTRLSTCLVEDGVRVSTVEHLLSALAGLGIDNCYVDLSAAEVPIMDGSAAPFVFLVRSAGIKEQEAPKRFVRILEPVQVVDGDKWVAFEPFEGFKVSFTIDFDHPVFLDQHARAEVDFSSTSFIKEVSRARTFGFMKEIEALRASRLALGGSLDNAIVVDDYRVLNEDGLRYRDEFVKHKILDAIGDLYLLGSSLIGSFHGHKSGHALNNRLLRKLLEHEHAWEEVTFEELDELPIAYDQPVVA, encoded by the coding sequence ATGATCCGTCAACGCACCTTGAAGAACAGCATCCGCGCGACCGGCGTGGGCCTGCACACCGGCGAGAAGGTCTACCTGACCCTCCGCCCGGCTCCGGCCAATGCGGGCATCATATTCCGGCGGACGGATCTCGATCGCGAGATCAAGGCAACGGCCGCTGCGGTGGGCGACACCCGTCTCTCGACCTGCCTGGTCGAGGACGGGGTGCGCGTGTCCACCGTCGAGCACCTGCTCTCGGCGCTGGCCGGACTCGGGATCGACAACTGCTACGTCGATCTCTCCGCCGCCGAGGTACCGATTATGGACGGCAGTGCGGCGCCTTTTGTGTTCCTGGTCCGCTCTGCCGGGATCAAGGAGCAGGAGGCGCCGAAGCGCTTTGTGCGCATCCTGGAGCCGGTCCAGGTCGTCGACGGTGACAAGTGGGTGGCCTTCGAGCCCTTCGAGGGCTTCAAGGTCAGCTTCACCATCGACTTCGACCATCCGGTCTTCCTCGATCAGCACGCCCGGGCCGAGGTGGATTTCTCCTCGACCTCGTTCATCAAGGAGGTCAGCCGGGCGCGGACCTTCGGGTTCATGAAGGAGATCGAGGCGCTGCGGGCTTCCCGTCTGGCCCTGGGGGGCAGCCTGGACAACGCCATCGTGGTCGACGACTACCGGGTGCTGAACGAGGACGGGCTGCGCTACCGGGACGAATTCGTCAAGCACAAGATCCTCGACGCCATCGGCGACCTCTACCTGCTGGGCAGCAGCCTGATCGGCTCTTTCCACGGGCACAAGTCCGGGCACGCCCTCAACAACCGCCTCCTGCGCAAGCTCCTCGAGCACGAGCACGCCTGGGAGGAGGTGACCTTCGAGGAGCTCGACGAACTGCCCATTGCCTACGATCAGCCGGTGGTGGCCTGA
- the ftsZ gene encoding cell division protein FtsZ, whose product MFDLMDTANQNAVIKVIGVGGGGGNAVQHMVESEIEGVEFIYANTDAQALANTRAGVTVQLGSGITKGLGAGADPTTGRQAAEESRDRLQEVLDGADMVFITAGMGGGTGTGAAPVVAEVAREMGILAVAVVTKPFPFEGNKRMGVAQEGIKELENSVDSLITIPNERLLPVLGKNLTLIDAFKSANDVLHGAVRGIAELITRPGLINVDFADVRTVMSEMGMAVMGNGVASGEGRAREAADRAIACPLLEDFNLAGANGVLVNVTGGYNLSIGEFDEVGNAVREYASDEATVVVGAVIDPELEDELRVTVVATGLGPAVQSAEDVARVAQQAQPGPRKHTGEVDYAQLDRPTVIRQNAANERKEADTDGDMEYLDIPAFLRRQAD is encoded by the coding sequence ATGTTTGATCTGATGGATACCGCCAATCAGAACGCGGTCATCAAGGTGATCGGAGTCGGCGGCGGCGGTGGCAACGCCGTCCAGCACATGGTTGAGAGCGAGATCGAGGGCGTGGAGTTCATCTACGCCAACACCGACGCCCAGGCCCTGGCCAATACCCGCGCCGGGGTGACGGTGCAGCTCGGTTCCGGCATCACCAAGGGCCTGGGGGCCGGGGCCGATCCGACCACCGGCCGGCAGGCGGCCGAGGAGTCCCGTGACCGCCTTCAGGAAGTGCTCGACGGGGCGGACATGGTCTTCATCACCGCCGGCATGGGCGGTGGCACGGGCACGGGGGCGGCCCCGGTGGTGGCCGAGGTCGCCCGCGAGATGGGCATCCTCGCCGTGGCGGTGGTGACCAAGCCGTTCCCGTTCGAGGGCAACAAGCGCATGGGCGTGGCCCAGGAGGGCATCAAGGAGCTGGAGAACAGCGTCGATTCGCTGATCACCATCCCCAATGAGCGGCTTCTGCCGGTGCTCGGCAAGAACCTGACCCTGATCGACGCCTTCAAGTCGGCCAACGACGTGCTCCATGGCGCGGTGCGCGGTATTGCTGAGCTGATCACCCGTCCGGGCCTGATCAACGTCGACTTTGCCGACGTGCGCACCGTGATGTCCGAGATGGGCATGGCGGTGATGGGCAACGGCGTGGCCTCGGGCGAGGGGCGTGCCCGCGAGGCGGCCGACCGGGCCATCGCCTGCCCGCTGCTCGAGGACTTCAACCTGGCCGGCGCCAACGGTGTTCTGGTCAACGTCACCGGTGGCTACAACCTCTCCATCGGCGAGTTCGACGAGGTCGGCAACGCCGTGCGCGAGTACGCCTCCGACGAGGCGACCGTGGTGGTCGGTGCCGTGATCGACCCCGAACTGGAGGACGAGCTGCGCGTGACGGTGGTGGCCACCGGTCTGGGGCCGGCGGTTCAGTCCGCTGAGGATGTGGCTCGCGTCGCCCAGCAGGCGCAGCCCGGTCCGCGCAAGCACACCGGCGAGGTCGACTACGCGCAGCTCGACCGGCCCACGGTGATCCGGCAGAACGCCGCCAACGAGCGCAAGGAGGCGGATACCGACGGCGACATGGAGTACCTGGATATCCCGGCGTTCCTGCGTCGCCAGGCCGACTGA